The proteins below are encoded in one region of Brassica napus cultivar Da-Ae chromosome A6, Da-Ae, whole genome shotgun sequence:
- the LOC106352498 gene encoding probable indole-3-pyruvate monooxygenase YUCCA11: MYIYKAHSNPVLDSTALQLRYTTTLTKTKMENEMIKTQALIIGAGPAGLATSACLNRLNIPNIVVEREECSASLWKRRSYDCLKLHLAKHYCQLPHMPFPPNTPTFVSKSGFITYLDEYATRFNVSPRYNRNVESAYLKDGRWIVEVGKGAEREVYSAEYLVVATGENSEGVIPEIPGLVESFQGEYLHSSEYKNGEKFAGKRVLVVGSGNSGMEIAYDVSKWDADVSLVVHSPVHVLTREIVRIGMWLLRFFPVKLVDRWCLLLAKLRFGDTSRYGLIRPTKGPFMNKIVTGRSPTIDVGCVDEIKAGKIEVVPSIKRIEGKKVVFVDGNTKRVDSIVFATGYKSSVSKWLQVNDGDLFDENGMPKGELPDHWKGKNGLYSVGFGRQGLAGITRDAQNVARDIASL, from the exons atgtatatatataaagcaCACTCCAATCCAGTCCTTGACAGTACAGCATTGCAATTGCGTTACACTACGAcactaacaaaaacaaaaatggagAACGAAATGATCAAGACTCAGGCTCTCATAATCGGTGCAGGACCAGCCGGTTTAGCTACATCAGCCTGTCTAAACCGGTTGAACATACCGAACATAGTGGTGGAAAGAGAGGAATGCAGTGCCTCTCTCTGGAAAAGAAGGTCTTACGATTGTCTCAAGCTTCATCTCGCCAAGCACTATTGTCAACTCCCTCACATGCCTTTCCCTCCAAACACTCCTACCTTCGTCTCCAAGTCAGGTTTCATCACTTACCTTGACGAATACGCCACACGTTTCAACGTAAGCCCTAGGTACAACCGCAACGTCGAATCCGCGTATCTCAAAGATGGTAGATGGATCGTGGAGGTGGGGAAAGGAGCGGAGAGAGAGGTTTACTCGGCGGAGTACTTGGTCGTGGCGACGGGAGAGAACAGCGAAGGCGTGATCCCGGAGATTCCGGGGCTTGTGGAGAGCTTCCAAGGTGAGTATTTGCACTCAAGCGAGTACAAGAACGGTGAGAAGTTCGCCGGAAAACGTGTTTTAGTCGTCGGAAGTGGAAACTCCGGGATGGAGATTGCTTATGATGTGTCCAAGTGGGACGCTGATGTCTCCCTCGTCGTTCATAGCCCTGTACACGTGCTGACGAGAGAGATCGTACGGATCGGTATGTGGCTGCTCAGGTTTTTCCCGGTAAAGTTAGTCGACCGTTGGTGTCTCTTACTCGCGAAGCTGAGGTTTGGTGATACTTCGAGATATGGGCTTATCAGGCCTACTAAAGGCCCATTTATGAACAAGATTGTCACCGGCCGGTCGCCTACTATCGACGTCGGCTGCGTCGACGAGATAAAAGCCGGCAAGATTGAGGTTGTGCCCTCTATTAAGCGTATAGAAGGGAAGAAAGTGGTGTTCGTTGATGGAAACACCAAAAGAGTCGACTCTATTGTCTTTGCAACAGGTTACAAGAGCAGCGTTTCAAAATGGCTTCAG GTTAACGATGGAGACTTGTTCGACGAGAATGGGATGCCGAAAGGAGAGTTACCGGATCATTGGAAGGGGAAGAACGGCTTGTACAGCGTTGGATTTGGGAGACAAGGCTTGGCTGGTATCACAAGAGATGCTCAGAACGTTGCTAGAGACATTGCTTCTCTCTGA
- the LOC106347357 gene encoding carboxyvinyl-carboxyphosphonate phosphorylmutase, chloroplastic: MSMLMAAKSTKLCYSNPSISSRTKQNPRAVRYAYPTVRMQSRVHRLIEEQGAVLIPGVYDALSAAIVQQTGFSAALISGYALSASILGKPDFGLITPPEMAAAARSVCSAAPGIPILADADTGGGNALNVQRTVKDLIAAGAAGCFLEDQAWPKRCGHMRGKEVIPAEEHAAKIASARDAIGDSDFFLIARTDARALSAKTGLSDAIDRANLYMEAGADASFVEAPRDDDELKEIGKRTKGYRLCNMLEGGRTPLHTPDELKEMGFHLIAHPLTSLYASTRALVDVLKILKEKGTTKDHLEKMITFEEFNRLVNLGEWYELETKYSNLRNALGTNN; this comes from the exons ATGTCGATGTTAATGGCCGCTAAATCCACTAAGCTCTGCTACTCAAACCCTTCAATCTCGTCCAGAACCAAGCAAAACCCACGCGCCGTCAGATATGCTTATCCGACGGTGAGAATGCAGTCGCGTGTCCACCGTCTGATCGAAGAGCAAGGCGCAGTGCTCATTCCCGGTGTCTACGACGCATTGTCGGCGGCTATAGTGCAGCAGACCGGATTCTCCGCCGCGCTGATCTCCGGTTACGCTCTCTCCGCCTCTATTTTGGGAAAACCGGATTTCGGTTTGATAAC ACCGCCGGAGATGGCAGCAGCAGCTAGATCGGTTTGTTCCGCTGCTCCAGGCATACCCATCCTTGCAGATGCAG ATACTGGTGGAGGCAATGCACTCAATGTTCAAAGAACCGTTAAGGACTTAATCGCAGCTGGTGCTGCTGGTTGCTTCCTTGAG GATCAGGCATGGCCAAAGAGGTGTG GACATATGCGTGGAAAAGAG GTCATACCTGCAGAGGAGCACGCTGCTAAAATAGCATCAGCCAGAGACGCCATTGGAGATTCCGACTTTTTCCTCATCGCTAGGACTGATGCGCGTGCTCTGTCTGCAAAGACAGGGCTTTCAGACGCCATTGACCGTGCTAATCTCTACATGGAG GCAGGAGCTGATGCTTCCTTTGTTGAGGCACCAAGAGACGACGATGAGCTTAAGGAGATCGGAAAGCGAACAAAAGGTTACAGACTCTGTAACATGCTTGAAGGTGGGCGCACGCCATTGCATACACCTGATGAGCTTAAAGAAATGGGCTTTCATTTGATCGCTCACCCGCTTACCTCACTCTACGCATCAACTCGAGCTCTTGTGGACGTCCTCAAGATCCTCAAGGAAAAAGGAACCACCAAAGACCATTTGGAAAAGATGATTACTTTCGAGGAGTTTAATCGTTTGGTTAACTTGGGTGAATGGTATGAGCTCGAAACTAAGTACTCTAACCTCAGAAACGCTCTTGGCACAAACAACTAA
- the LOC125609916 gene encoding uncharacterized protein At3g43530-like, whose amino-acid sequence MKMLKKNKKKQMRRKILKVLEKEMVTEKEMETEKERIMRMKGLNENVAIEATKPTSMFFKPTEYKKKIKLGTRCMIASAIKTLKNLKPKLSNAEMSWFTEHPQFRHIFHMKIETNHRVQGMWMLLLRTAGIEKLREVWFIVNGIPIRYGLREHGLISGLFCQNYPLGYKELGGTRFVDRHFKEGEPRRLEDVKKKLVNMGPHKDRLKMAVLFFLASVVCAQTKVGHKANDVLEVFQRAVDDLEYCKSFPWGRFSYDYMLKEISHTMKHYGRYQLLAFEAIPKLGIAFRETVVGAGRDCLRMCKSYFKRNGMTGVSLSVINKELGNTTISLPVNCGRTRDIDSIIPTKTSREDSLLDEIMEDEDDVDQSDIAVDSWEKCLDAGQKVFFKDMFDEDVAGREKQPEPIEDATGDGVQVGEQSIQLGDVMNVLKKTMKLMRKIDKKVDQLDGRLTPLEKFVKEAQGKVVEVEEAESQGKGKRKKTQKSMGKGKKQKTK is encoded by the exons ATGAAGATgctgaagaagaacaagaagaagcagATGAGAAGGAAGATACTGAAGGTTCTGGAGAAGGAAATGGTGACAGAGAAGGAAATGGAGACGGAGAAGGAAAGGATAATGAGAATGAAG GGTTTGAATGAAAATGTGGCAATCGAGGCAACCAAACCAACCAGCATGTTCTTCAAGCCAACcgagtacaaaaaaaaaataaagctaggGACAAGGTGTATGATAGCTAGCGCGATTAAGAcgctaaaaaatctgaaacccaAGCTGTCTAACGCGGAGATGAGCTGGTTCACAGAGCATCCTCAATTCAGACACATTTTCCACATGAAGATAGAGACTAACCACAGGGTTCAGGGAATGTGGATGTTGTTGTTGCGTACTGCTGGTATCGAGAAGCTGAGAGAAGTGTGGTTCATTGTGAATGGGATTCCAATCCGTTACGGGCTGAGGGAACATGGTTTGATATCTGGGCTATTCTGCCAGAACTATCCTCTCGGCTACAAAGAGCTTGGTGGGACGAGGTTCGTTGATCGTCATTTCAAGGAAGGAGAACCGAGAAGGTTAGAGGATGTTAAGAAGAAGCTGGTGAACATGGGACCCCACAAAGACAGACTGAAGATGGCGGTTCTATTCTTCTTAGCTTCAGTTGTTTGTGCGCAAACGAAGGTTGGACACAAGGCTAATGATGTATTGGAGGTGTTCCAGAGAGCAGTGGATGATCTTGAGTACTGCAAGTCCTTTCCGTGGGGGAGATTTTCCTATGATTACATGCTGAAGGAGATCTCTCACACAATGAAGCATTATGGCCGCTACCAG CTTCTTGCATTCGAGGCAATTCCGAAGCTAGGAATAGCGTTCAGAGAGACTGTGGTTGGAGCTGGTCGCGACTGTCTGAGGATGTGCAAGTCCTACTTTAAACGAAATGGAATGACAGGGGTGTCACTTTCTGTGATAAACAAGGAACTGGGTAACACAACTATAAGTCTTCCTGTGAACTGTGGTAGAACTAGG GATATTGACAGCATCATCCCCACCAAAACTTCACGAGAAGATAGCCTTTTGGATGAGATTATGGAAGATGAAGACGATGTTGATCAATCTGATATAGCTGTGGACAGTTGGGAGAAGTGTCTGGATGCAGGgcagaaagttttttttaaagacatGTTCGACGAAGATGTAGCTGGACGTGAAAAACAGCCAGAACCAATTGAAGATGCAACAGGGGATGGAGTACAGGTAGGTGAGCAGTCTATTCAGCTGGGAGATGTTATGAATGTGctgaaaaaaacaatgaaactgATGAGGAAAATTGACAAGAAAGTTGACCAGCTGGATGGGAGATTGACCCCGCTTGAGAAGTTTGTCAAGGAAGCACAAGGCAAAGTAGTAGAGGTTGAAGAAGCAGAATCACAAGGAAAaggcaaaagaaagaaaacccaGAAGTCTATGGGGAAAGGCAAAAAACAGAAAACCAAGTGA